The Pseudomonas sp. FP2309 genome has a window encoding:
- a CDS encoding DotU family type VI secretion system protein, which yields MHPNDDDRTQFMPRPGGRAPEPARAEPAALSMPAAPMLTGKSQGLNPLESAAGPLLALLTRLRNTIAHPAPASLRAQLLAYLRQFEERAEAAGVARNEVLLARYALCTALDEAVLSTPWGSTSEWGKQSLLITVHNEAWGGEKVFQLLDHCLQSPRERLYLLELLYLCMCLGFEGRYRVMNDGRSQLEALRERTAAAIRSARGDHERELSPHWRGVTVARDRLAQFMPPWIAVAIGLALLLALLFTLRLLLAAQAEPVFKNIHALGEIPVQAIDRPVAQPKVIERPRLAGFLAEDIKAGRVAVEDKVDRSVVTIRGDELFASASSSIVDAYQPLMLRIADAIRKVKGQVRVTGHSDNRPIATLRFPSNWALSEARAKSVLEILAAKTGQADRFSAEGRSDTEPLATNSTAEGRARNRRVEITVLAEGVE from the coding sequence ATGCATCCCAATGATGACGACCGCACCCAGTTCATGCCGCGCCCCGGTGGCCGTGCGCCGGAGCCTGCGCGCGCCGAACCGGCCGCTTTGTCGATGCCGGCGGCGCCGATGCTCACCGGCAAAAGCCAGGGCCTCAACCCGCTGGAAAGCGCCGCCGGGCCGCTGCTGGCCTTGCTGACACGCCTGCGCAACACCATCGCCCACCCCGCGCCGGCCAGCCTGCGCGCGCAGTTGCTGGCGTACCTGCGCCAGTTCGAAGAGCGCGCCGAAGCCGCCGGTGTGGCGCGCAACGAAGTGCTGCTGGCCCGCTACGCGCTGTGTACCGCCCTCGATGAAGCGGTGTTGAGCACGCCCTGGGGCAGCACCAGCGAGTGGGGCAAACAAAGCCTGCTGATCACCGTGCACAACGAAGCCTGGGGCGGCGAAAAGGTCTTCCAGCTACTCGACCATTGCCTGCAAAGCCCACGGGAACGCCTGTACCTGCTGGAGCTGTTGTACCTGTGCATGTGCCTGGGGTTCGAAGGTCGCTACCGCGTAATGAACGACGGCCGCAGCCAGCTCGAAGCCCTGCGCGAGCGCACTGCCGCCGCGATTCGCAGCGCCCGTGGCGACCACGAACGCGAGCTGTCGCCGCACTGGCGCGGCGTGACCGTGGCCCGTGACCGCCTGGCGCAATTCATGCCGCCGTGGATCGCCGTGGCAATCGGCCTGGCGCTGCTGCTGGCCTTGCTGTTCACCTTGCGCCTGCTGCTCGCGGCGCAGGCCGAACCGGTGTTCAAGAACATCCATGCCCTGGGCGAGATCCCGGTGCAGGCCATCGACCGTCCCGTGGCGCAGCCCAAGGTCATCGAACGGCCGCGTCTGGCCGGCTTCCTGGCCGAAGACATCAAGGCCGGGCGTGTGGCTGTGGAAGATAAGGTCGACCGCTCGGTGGTGACCATTCGTGGCGATGAGCTGTTCGCGTCGGCCAGCTCCAGCATTGTCGATGCCTACCAGCCGCTGATGCTGCGCATCGCCGATGCCATCCGCAAGGTCAAGGGCCAGGTGCGCGTCACTGGTCACAGCGATAACCGCCCGATCGCCACGCTGCGCTTCCCGTCCAACTGGGCGTTGTCTGAAGCGCGGGCCAAGTCGGTGCTGGAGATCCTTGCGGCCAAGACCGGCCAGGCGGATCGCTTCAGTGCCGAGGGCCGAAGCGACACCGAGCCGCTGGCCACCAACAGCACTGCCGAAGGCCGCGCCCGCAATCGTCGGGTTGAAATCACCGTATTGGCGGAGGGCGTCGAGTGA
- the tssK gene encoding type VI secretion system baseplate subunit TssK, with the protein MSWNNRVVWSEGMFIGTQHFQQHDRYLENLIDARSRPLSAGAWGFSELLIDQGLLAQGKLAILSARGLLPDGTPFNIPQDDLAPSPLNIDDNLRDGLVYLALPLKRAGARDTVDEGEALEAARYVSQVREVRDDNAPFENRAPVAVGSRALRLLTAQDGISDYAALGLVRIKEKRADRALVLDDSYIPPILDVVASKPLTAFRSELLGLLHQRGEALAGRVVASGAGGASEIADFMLLQLVNRAQPLIQHLNQLSPLHPERFFSELVSLAGEFSTFSTSGRRPQEYPQYQHDDLALSFAPVMAALREALSMLIDSKATPIPIVEKAYGIHVAMLADKTLLDSASFILVVRADVPGETLRGRFGQQSKVGAVEHIRDMVNLQLPGIGLLPLPVAPRQLPYHAGSTYYELDRGSEHWQQLSTSGGFAFHIAGQFPGLNLAFWAIRG; encoded by the coding sequence ATGTCCTGGAACAATCGTGTGGTCTGGTCGGAAGGCATGTTCATCGGAACGCAGCACTTCCAACAGCATGACCGTTACCTGGAAAACCTGATCGACGCCCGCAGCCGCCCGCTGTCCGCAGGTGCCTGGGGCTTTTCCGAGTTGTTGATCGACCAGGGCCTGCTGGCCCAGGGCAAGCTGGCCATCCTCTCGGCGCGCGGCCTGTTGCCCGACGGCACGCCGTTCAATATCCCCCAGGATGACCTGGCGCCAAGCCCGCTGAACATTGACGACAACCTGCGTGACGGCCTGGTGTACCTGGCCTTGCCACTCAAGCGCGCCGGCGCGCGTGACACGGTGGACGAGGGCGAAGCCCTGGAAGCCGCGCGTTACGTGAGTCAGGTGCGCGAAGTGCGCGACGACAACGCCCCGTTCGAAAACCGCGCGCCGGTAGCCGTGGGGTCGCGGGCGTTGCGCTTGCTGACCGCCCAGGACGGCATCAGCGACTACGCCGCCCTTGGGCTGGTGCGCATCAAGGAAAAGCGCGCCGACCGCGCCTTGGTGCTGGACGACAGTTACATCCCGCCGATATTGGACGTGGTCGCGAGCAAGCCGCTGACCGCGTTTCGCAGCGAGTTGCTGGGCCTGTTGCACCAGCGCGGCGAAGCCCTGGCCGGTCGCGTGGTCGCGTCGGGCGCGGGTGGCGCCTCGGAGATCGCCGACTTCATGCTGCTGCAACTGGTCAACCGTGCCCAGCCGTTGATCCAGCATTTGAACCAGTTGAGCCCGCTGCACCCGGAACGCTTCTTCAGCGAACTGGTGAGCCTGGCCGGTGAGTTCTCGACCTTTTCCACCTCGGGCCGTCGCCCTCAGGAATACCCGCAGTACCAGCACGACGACCTGGCGCTGAGCTTCGCCCCGGTGATGGCGGCCCTGCGCGAAGCGCTGTCGATGCTGATCGACAGCAAAGCCACGCCAATCCCGATCGTGGAGAAAGCTTATGGCATCCACGTGGCGATGCTGGCGGACAAAACCCTGCTCGACAGCGCCAGTTTCATCCTGGTGGTGCGCGCCGACGTGCCCGGCGAAACCCTGCGTGGCCGCTTCGGCCAGCAGAGCAAGGTCGGTGCGGTGGAGCACATCCGCGACATGGTCAACCTGCAACTGCCAGGCATCGGCCTGCTGCCCTTGCCGGTGGCGCCGCGCCAACTGCCGTACCACGCGGGCAGCACCTATTACGAGCTGGACCGGGGCAGCGAGCACTGGCAACAGCTGAGCACTTCCGGCGGTTTTGCCTTCCACATCGCCGGGCAGTTCCCGGGTTTGAACCTGGCCTTCTGGGCGATCCGAGGATAA
- the tssJ gene encoding type VI secretion system lipoprotein TssJ, translating to MIPRFLLAVATALLLTACAKDAVKPQAPAEADADTAAVELHFHAISGLNPGANGQAAPVRVRIFELKNAATFGRSDYFALADRAQSTLGLDLLDQDEVMVQPGQQLSIQRDLDPSTRQIGLLVGYRELDRAQWRTVINVPARQYTEYQISLDVRAVRADVVVTPSSPAQ from the coding sequence ATGATTCCCAGGTTTTTACTCGCAGTCGCCACCGCGCTGCTGCTGACGGCGTGTGCCAAGGACGCCGTCAAACCCCAGGCCCCCGCTGAGGCAGACGCGGACACCGCCGCCGTCGAACTGCACTTCCACGCGATTTCCGGGCTCAACCCCGGCGCCAATGGCCAGGCCGCCCCGGTACGGGTGCGCATTTTCGAACTGAAAAACGCCGCCACCTTCGGCCGTTCCGACTACTTCGCCCTGGCGGACCGCGCCCAATCCACCCTCGGCCTGGACCTGTTGGACCAGGATGAAGTGATGGTGCAACCCGGCCAGCAGTTGAGCATTCAGCGCGACCTCGACCCGTCCACGCGCCAGATCGGCTTGCTGGTGGGGTACCGCGAATTGGACCGCGCGCAATGGCGCACGGTGATCAACGTGCCCGCCCGCCAGTACACCGAATACCAGATCAGCCTTGATGTGCGTGCCGTGCGCGCCGACGTCGTGGTTACCCCATCCAGCCCTGCCCAATAA
- the tagH gene encoding type VI secretion system-associated FHA domain protein TagH → MSLCLTITSYHKITPGQCAEKSMNQGSMAIGRSSDNDWVLPDPERLVSSQHCVIQYKDGRYYLTDNSTNGVELVNAGIRLRRGTSELLHDGELIRIGDYEIQARIDFNVQAVDSQPFAGESPNSFEALMGAVVSAPVATPVIAPQFHGASSMDTLPDLFDFISPTAVPPPTVPDHVPSQQHDFRPPTPVAVPVVEAPVASGAVIPEDWDLFGDTPVPVVSVAPPPAPAVPSPPPAPVMAPPPVVEPVLPVADTAQQPDLLHAFLRGAGLDQLRLDKAQAEAQMETIGRSYRLMVEGLIDVLRARASLKGEFRMQQTMIQPAENNPLKFAPNADEALLLLLRHGNQAFMAPDVAVRDSFDDLRAHQLAVMAGVEAAIKHLLTRFEPAQLEARMGKPGGLSSIFNGSRQAQYWQQFTELYGNISREAQEDFQDLFGREFSRAYEEHSARQRR, encoded by the coding sequence ATGTCGCTGTGTTTGACTATCACTAGTTATCACAAGATTACCCCAGGGCAGTGCGCCGAAAAGTCCATGAATCAGGGCTCGATGGCGATCGGCCGCAGCTCGGATAATGACTGGGTATTGCCTGACCCTGAGCGTCTGGTGTCTTCACAGCATTGCGTTATTCAATACAAAGATGGCCGTTATTATTTAACCGATAACAGTACAAACGGTGTGGAGTTGGTTAACGCCGGTATCCGCTTGCGCCGAGGTACCAGCGAGCTGCTGCACGATGGCGAGTTGATCCGCATCGGCGATTACGAGATCCAGGCGCGTATCGATTTCAACGTGCAGGCCGTCGACAGCCAGCCGTTTGCCGGCGAGTCACCCAACAGCTTTGAAGCCTTGATGGGCGCCGTGGTGAGTGCGCCGGTGGCGACCCCGGTGATCGCGCCGCAGTTCCACGGCGCTTCGTCGATGGACACCCTGCCGGACCTGTTCGACTTCATCAGCCCCACCGCCGTGCCGCCGCCCACCGTGCCGGACCATGTGCCGTCCCAGCAACACGACTTCCGCCCGCCGACCCCCGTGGCCGTGCCGGTGGTCGAAGCCCCCGTGGCCTCGGGCGCGGTGATTCCCGAAGACTGGGACCTGTTCGGCGACACGCCCGTGCCGGTCGTCAGCGTTGCCCCGCCGCCCGCGCCCGCCGTCCCGTCGCCACCCCCTGCACCGGTCATGGCGCCGCCACCTGTGGTCGAGCCTGTGCTCCCCGTGGCGGACACCGCGCAACAGCCTGATCTGCTGCACGCCTTCCTGCGCGGCGCAGGTCTGGACCAACTGCGCCTGGACAAAGCCCAGGCCGAGGCGCAGATGGAAACCATCGGCCGCAGTTACCGGCTGATGGTCGAAGGCCTGATCGACGTTCTGCGTGCCCGCGCCAGCCTCAAGGGCGAGTTCCGCATGCAGCAGACGATGATCCAGCCCGCCGAAAACAATCCGTTGAAATTCGCCCCGAATGCCGACGAAGCATTACTGCTGCTGCTTCGTCACGGCAACCAAGCGTTTATGGCGCCGGACGTGGCCGTGCGTGACAGTTTCGACGACTTGCGCGCCCACCAGTTGGCCGTGATGGCCGGGGTGGAAGCGGCGATCAAACACCTGCTCACGCGGTTCGAGCCGGCCCAACTGGAAGCGCGCATGGGCAAGCCCGGCGGGCTGTCGAGCATTTTCAACGGCTCGCGTCAGGCCCAGTACTGGCAGCAGTTCACCGAGCTCTACGGCAATATTTCCCGTGAGGCCCAAGAAGACTTCCAGGACCTGTTCGGCCGCGAATTCAGCCGAGCCTACGAAGAACACAGCGCACGACAGCGGCGCTGA
- the tssA gene encoding type VI secretion system protein TssA, translating into MDVPLLLAAVSATSPCGEDMEYDAQFLQLERDAKGQPERSMGDSILPAEPPDWRSIQQQSLDLLQRSKDLRITHFLLQSSLALQGVAGLAQVLTLIDALLRQYWAELHPRLDADDDNDPTVRINALSGLTSDATIRLLRESILTRSRTFGPVSLRAALNASGLMNFPDEQLGAQQLNAAFLDSDPEHLQATRDALSAARAACEAIEQQVSDQVGSAQGVDLSLLKQPLKQALQVLNQAVPDPQGSSEPEAVSDDSAPSVEYAAAPAAPRPAGDIASRDDVVRSLDKILAYYTRHEPSSPLPVLLNRAKHLVHADFAAIVRNLIPDGMSQFENLRGPDGE; encoded by the coding sequence GTGGATGTGCCGTTGCTGCTCGCCGCCGTTTCCGCGACTTCGCCCTGTGGCGAAGACATGGAATATGACGCGCAATTTCTCCAATTGGAGCGTGATGCCAAAGGCCAGCCCGAGCGCAGCATGGGTGACTCCATCCTGCCCGCTGAACCGCCGGACTGGCGCAGCATCCAGCAGCAAAGCCTCGACTTGTTGCAGCGCAGCAAAGACCTGCGCATCACCCATTTCCTGCTGCAAAGCTCCCTCGCACTCCAGGGCGTGGCCGGGCTGGCGCAGGTCCTCACGTTGATCGACGCGCTGCTGCGCCAATACTGGGCCGAGCTGCATCCACGCCTGGATGCCGACGACGATAACGACCCGACCGTGCGCATCAATGCCCTGTCCGGCCTGACCAGCGACGCGACCATTCGCCTGCTGCGCGAAAGCATCCTCACGCGCTCGCGCACCTTTGGCCCCGTGAGCCTGCGCGCCGCGCTGAATGCCAGCGGCCTGATGAATTTCCCCGACGAACAGCTCGGCGCCCAGCAACTGAACGCCGCGTTCCTCGACAGCGACCCCGAGCACCTGCAAGCCACCCGCGACGCCTTGAGCGCCGCGCGTGCAGCCTGCGAGGCGATCGAGCAGCAGGTCAGCGATCAGGTCGGTTCCGCCCAGGGCGTGGACCTCAGCCTGTTGAAGCAACCGCTCAAGCAGGCGCTGCAAGTGCTCAATCAAGCAGTTCCAGATCCCCAAGGCAGCAGCGAACCCGAGGCCGTCAGTGACGACAGTGCCCCCTCGGTCGAGTACGCCGCTGCCCCTGCCGCACCGCGCCCGGCTGGCGATATCGCCAGCCGTGATGACGTGGTGCGCAGCCTCGACAAAATCCTTGCGTACTACACCCGCCACGAGCCTTCGAGCCCGCTGCCGGTGCTGTTGAACCGGGCGAAGCATCTGGTGCATGCCGATTTTGCGGCGATCGTGCGCAATCTGATCCCCGATGGCATGTCCCAATTTGAAAACCTGCGTGGCCCGGACGGCGAATAA
- the tssB gene encoding type VI secretion system contractile sheath small subunit: MAKQSSQKFIARNRAPRVQIEYDVELYGAEKKVQLPFVMGVMADLAGKPAEPLAPVADRKFLEVDVDNFDSRLKAMQPRVAFHVPNELTGEGNLSLDITFESMDDFSPAAVARKVDSLNQLLEARTQLANLLTYMDGKTGAEEIIMKAIKDPALLQALASAPKPAGDQ, from the coding sequence GTGGCGAAGCAAAGTTCTCAGAAATTCATCGCGCGCAACCGCGCGCCTCGAGTGCAGATCGAGTACGACGTCGAGCTTTACGGCGCCGAGAAAAAGGTCCAGCTGCCCTTCGTGATGGGTGTGATGGCCGACCTCGCCGGCAAGCCTGCCGAGCCTCTGGCCCCGGTGGCGGACCGCAAGTTCCTTGAAGTGGACGTCGATAACTTCGACTCCCGCCTCAAGGCAATGCAGCCGCGCGTGGCGTTCCACGTACCGAACGAACTGACCGGCGAAGGCAACCTGAGCCTGGACATCACCTTCGAAAGCATGGACGACTTCAGCCCGGCCGCCGTGGCCCGTAAGGTCGACTCGCTGAACCAATTGCTCGAAGCCCGCACCCAGCTGGCCAACCTGCTGACCTACATGGACGGCAAGACCGGCGCTGAAGAAATCATCATGAAGGCGATCAAGGACCCGGCACTGCTTCAGGCACTTGCCAGTGCGCCTAAGCCTGCAGGGGACCAATAA
- the tssC gene encoding type VI secretion system contractile sheath large subunit → MTDNTAREGAPNLGATEETSEFASLLMQEFKPKTERAREAVETAVRTLAEQALAQTDLVSNDAIKSIESIIAAIDAKLTAQVNQIIHHPDFQQLESAWRGLHYLVNNTESDEQLKIRVLNISKPDLHKTLKKFKGTAWDQSPIFKKMYEEEYGQFGGEPYGCLVGDYYFDQSPPDVELLGELSKVCAAMHSPFIAAASPTVMGMGSWQELSNPRDLTKIFTTPEYAGWRSLRESEDSRYIGLTMPRFLARLPYGAKTDPVEAFAFEENTDGADSSKYTWANAAYAMAVNINRSFKHYGWCSRIRGVESGGEVENLPAHTFPTDDGGVDMKCPTEIAISDRREAELAKNGFMPLLHKKNTDFAAFIGAQSLQKPAEYDDPDATANANLAARLPYLFATCRFAHYLKCIVRDKIGSFKEKDEMQRWLQDWILNYVDGDPAHSTETTKAQHPLAAAEVIVEDVEGNPGYYNSKFYLRPHYQLEGLTVSLRLVSKLPSAKSA, encoded by the coding sequence ATGACTGACAATACCGCCCGCGAAGGCGCGCCGAACCTGGGCGCTACCGAAGAAACCAGCGAGTTCGCCTCGCTGTTGATGCAAGAGTTCAAGCCCAAGACCGAGCGCGCCCGCGAAGCCGTGGAAACAGCCGTGCGCACCCTGGCTGAACAGGCCTTGGCCCAGACTGACCTGGTGTCCAACGACGCGATCAAATCGATCGAATCGATCATCGCCGCCATCGACGCCAAGCTGACTGCCCAGGTCAACCAGATCATCCACCACCCGGACTTCCAACAGCTGGAAAGCGCCTGGCGTGGCCTGCACTACCTGGTCAACAACACCGAGAGCGATGAGCAGCTGAAGATCCGCGTGCTCAACATCTCCAAGCCGGACCTGCACAAGACCCTGAAGAAATTCAAGGGCACCGCATGGGACCAGAGCCCGATCTTCAAGAAGATGTACGAAGAAGAATACGGCCAGTTCGGCGGCGAACCGTACGGCTGCCTGGTCGGCGACTACTACTTCGACCAGTCCCCGCCGGATGTCGAGCTGCTGGGCGAGCTGTCGAAAGTCTGCGCCGCCATGCACTCCCCGTTCATCGCTGCGGCTTCGCCGACCGTGATGGGCATGGGCTCGTGGCAGGAACTGTCGAACCCACGCGACCTGACCAAGATCTTCACCACCCCGGAATACGCGGGCTGGCGTTCGCTGCGTGAATCGGAAGACTCGCGCTACATCGGCCTGACCATGCCGCGCTTCCTGGCGCGCCTGCCATACGGCGCCAAGACCGACCCGGTTGAAGCCTTTGCCTTCGAAGAAAACACCGACGGTGCCGACAGCTCCAAGTACACCTGGGCCAACGCCGCCTACGCGATGGCCGTGAACATCAACCGCTCGTTCAAACACTACGGCTGGTGCTCGCGCATCCGTGGCGTGGAATCGGGCGGCGAAGTGGAAAACCTGCCCGCGCATACGTTCCCAACCGATGACGGCGGCGTGGACATGAAGTGCCCGACCGAGATCGCCATCAGCGACCGCCGTGAAGCGGAACTGGCGAAGAACGGTTTCATGCCGCTGCTGCACAAGAAAAACACCGACTTCGCCGCGTTCATCGGCGCCCAGTCGCTGCAGAAGCCGGCCGAATACGATGACCCGGACGCCACCGCCAACGCCAACCTGGCCGCGCGCCTGCCGTACCTGTTCGCCACGTGCCGTTTCGCTCACTACTTGAAGTGCATCGTGCGCGACAAGATCGGTTCCTTCAAAGAGAAGGACGAGATGCAGCGCTGGTTGCAGGACTGGATCCTCAACTACGTCGACGGTGATCCTGCGCACTCCACCGAAACCACCAAGGCCCAGCACCCGTTGGCCGCCGCCGAGGTGATCGTGGAAGACGTCGAAGGCAACCCGGGTTACTACAACTCCAAGTTCTACCTGCGCCCGCACTATCAGCTTGAAGGGCTGACCGTGTCGCTGCGCCTGGTATCGAAGCTGCCTTCGGCTAAGAGCGCATAA
- a CDS encoding type VI secretion system tube protein Hcp → MAVDIFIKIGDIKGESMDKAHKDEIDVLNWSWGMAQSGNMHVGGGGGAGKVNIQDLSLTKYVDKASPNLMMHCASGKHIDKVKLTVRKAGGESQVEYMVINLEEVLVTSLSTGGSGTDDRLTENVTLNFAQVMVDYQPQKADGTKDGGAIKFGWNIRSNTKR, encoded by the coding sequence ATGGCTGTTGATATTTTCATCAAGATCGGCGACATCAAGGGCGAGTCCATGGACAAGGCCCACAAGGACGAAATCGACGTACTGAACTGGAGCTGGGGCATGGCCCAGTCCGGCAACATGCACGTAGGCGGTGGCGGCGGCGCCGGCAAGGTGAATATCCAGGACCTGTCGCTGACCAAGTACGTCGACAAGGCTTCGCCGAACCTGATGATGCACTGCGCCAGCGGCAAGCACATCGACAAGGTCAAGCTGACCGTGCGCAAGGCCGGCGGTGAAAGCCAGGTCGAGTACATGGTGATCAACCTGGAAGAAGTGCTGGTGACGTCTCTGAGCACCGGCGGTTCGGGCACCGATGACCGCCTGACCGAAAACGTCACGCTGAACTTCGCCCAAGTGATGGTCGACTATCAGCCGCAGAAAGCTGACGGCACCAAAGACGGCGGCGCGATCAAGTTTGGCTGGAACATCCGTTCCAACACCAAACGCTGA
- the tssE gene encoding type VI secretion system baseplate subunit TssE — translation MVTEIASRDRLQPSLLDRLTDDDPTNPKESADKRVLSLTQLKASVLRDLAWLLNTTSLLDADATLHTPAGASVVNYGLPALAGNSVSSVDIKALEALIYQAIATFEPRILRHTLRVKARVGHGEMNHNALSFEIEGDLWAQPVPLRLLLQTDLDLESGHVRVVNADQRRRP, via the coding sequence GTGGTCACTGAAATCGCTTCCCGCGACCGTCTGCAGCCGTCCTTGTTGGACCGGCTGACTGACGACGATCCAACCAACCCCAAGGAAAGCGCCGACAAACGCGTGCTGTCCCTGACCCAATTGAAAGCCTCGGTTTTGCGCGACCTCGCGTGGCTGCTCAACACCACGTCGTTGCTCGATGCCGATGCCACCCTGCACACCCCGGCAGGCGCCTCGGTGGTCAATTACGGCCTGCCGGCGCTGGCGGGCAACAGCGTTTCCAGTGTCGATATCAAAGCGCTGGAAGCCCTGATCTACCAGGCCATCGCCACCTTCGAGCCACGCATCCTGCGCCACACCCTGCGCGTCAAAGCACGTGTCGGCCATGGCGAGATGAACCACAACGCGCTGAGTTTCGAGATCGAAGGCGATCTGTGGGCCCAGCCGGTGCCGTTGCGCCTGTTGCTGCAAACCGACCTGGACCTGGAGTCCGGCCACGTACGCGTCGTGAATGCCGACCAGCGGAGACGCCCATGA
- the tssF gene encoding type VI secretion system baseplate subunit TssF, with the protein MNPRLLELYNKELHHVRESAAEFAKEYPKIASRLTLSGMDCADPYVERLLEGFAYLTARVQLKLDAEYPTFTHNLLEIAYPHYLAPTPSMTVVQLQTDPDEGSLASGFPLPRDTVLRAALGRETQTCCEYRTAHPVTLWPLQVSNAEYFGNPAAVLGRLAASEPKAKAGLRLTLRTGAELPFSSLDLDTLPLYLSGADEQPFRLYEQLLGNACAVFARKPGGDWVERLPQDALRSRGFDDADAAMPVVARAFQGYRLLQEYFALPHRFLFVEFAHLSRAVKRCDGQELELIVLFDRHEPNLEGSVGAAQFLPFCTPAINLFPKRVDRIHLSDRVNEHHVIADRTRPMDFEIHSLSGITGHGTGPEQPFLPFYAVRDPSRYGRDQAYYTVRREPRVLSSDQRRNGPRSTYVGSETFVSLVDSRQAPYGHDLRQLGVTALCTNRDLPLFMSVGNGKTDFTLADSAPVLAVRCVAGPSRPRASHAHDAKAWRLISQLSLNYLSLSEQGQGAGALRELLRLYGDSNDAALQLQIEGLREVSSKAVTRRLPMPGPIVFGRGLEITLEFDENAFRGTGVFLLGAVLERFLARYVSINSFTETVIRTTERGEIMRWKAKPGRRPTL; encoded by the coding sequence ATGAACCCGCGCCTGCTGGAGCTGTACAACAAGGAACTGCACCACGTGCGCGAAAGCGCCGCCGAGTTCGCCAAGGAATACCCGAAGATCGCCAGTCGGCTGACCCTGTCCGGCATGGACTGCGCCGACCCGTACGTCGAACGTTTGCTCGAGGGCTTTGCCTACCTCACCGCCCGCGTGCAGCTCAAGCTTGACGCCGAGTACCCGACCTTCACCCACAACCTGTTGGAAATCGCCTACCCGCACTACCTGGCGCCAACGCCGTCGATGACCGTGGTGCAGTTGCAGACCGACCCGGATGAAGGCTCCCTGGCCAGTGGTTTCCCCCTGCCCCGCGACACCGTATTGCGCGCCGCCCTGGGCCGCGAAACCCAGACCTGCTGCGAGTACCGCACCGCCCACCCGGTGACGTTGTGGCCCTTGCAGGTCAGCAACGCTGAGTACTTCGGCAACCCGGCCGCCGTGCTCGGCCGCCTGGCCGCCAGCGAGCCCAAAGCCAAGGCCGGTTTGCGCCTGACCTTGCGCACCGGTGCCGAATTGCCGTTCAGCAGCCTCGACCTGGACACCTTGCCGCTGTACCTCAGCGGCGCCGATGAGCAACCGTTCCGCCTCTACGAGCAATTGCTGGGCAACGCCTGTGCGGTGTTTGCGCGCAAGCCCGGGGGTGACTGGGTCGAGCGCTTGCCTCAGGACGCATTGCGCTCACGCGGCTTTGACGATGCCGACGCGGCCATGCCCGTGGTGGCTCGGGCGTTCCAGGGCTATCGGTTGTTGCAGGAATACTTCGCCCTGCCCCACCGCTTCCTGTTCGTCGAGTTCGCCCATCTGAGCCGCGCGGTCAAACGCTGCGACGGCCAGGAGCTGGAGCTGATCGTGCTGTTCGACCGTCACGAGCCGAACCTGGAAGGCAGCGTCGGCGCGGCGCAGTTTCTGCCGTTCTGCACGCCAGCGATCAACCTGTTCCCCAAACGCGTTGATCGCATCCACCTGTCCGACCGGGTCAACGAACACCATGTGATCGCCGACCGCACGCGGCCGATGGACTTCGAGATCCATTCCCTGAGCGGCATCACCGGCCACGGCACTGGGCCGGAGCAGCCGTTTTTGCCGTTCTACGCGGTGCGCGATCCGTCCCGTTACGGACGCGACCAGGCCTATTACACCGTGCGCCGCGAACCGCGCGTGCTGTCCAGCGACCAGCGCCGTAACGGCCCGCGCTCGACCTACGTGGGCAGTGAAACCTTCGTCAGCCTGGTGGACAGCCGCCAGGCGCCGTACGGCCACGACCTGCGCCAACTCGGCGTGACAGCGTTGTGCACCAACCGCGACCTGCCGTTGTTCATGAGCGTGGGCAATGGCAAGACCGACTTCACCCTGGCCGACAGTGCCCCGGTGCTGGCCGTGCGTTGCGTCGCCGGCCCCAGCCGCCCGCGCGCCAGCCATGCCCACGATGCCAAGGCCTGGCGCCTGATCAGCCAGTTGTCGCTCAATTACCTGTCGCTGAGTGAACAGGGCCAAGGTGCCGGCGCCCTGCGTGAACTGCTGCGCCTATACGGCGACAGCAATGACGCCGCCCTGCAATTGCAGATCGAAGGCCTGCGCGAGGTCAGCAGCAAAGCCGTGACCCGACGCCTGCCGATGCCCGGCCCGATTGTGTTTGGGCGCGGGCTGGAGATCACCCTGGAATTCGATGAAAACGCGTTTCGCGGCACCGGCGTATTCCTGCTCGGTGCGGTATTGGAACGCTTCCTGGCACGCTACGTGTCGATCAACAGTTTTACCGAGACGGTGATCCGTACCACCGAACGCGGCGAGATCATGCGATGGAAAGCCAAGCCCGGACGTCGTCCGACCCTGTGA